The following proteins come from a genomic window of Bartonella apihabitans:
- a CDS encoding DUF2794 domain-containing protein yields the protein MSDDEAIIIEAFSQNTPGKHSGPVAFNRIELNAILRVYGQMVAAGEWRDYAIDHLDDRAVFSIFRRTAEVPLYRVEKNPKLANRQGAYSVIAASGLILKRGKELRNVLKVFDKKLFKIV from the coding sequence ATGAGCGACGATGAAGCAATAATAATCGAAGCTTTTTCACAGAATACTCCCGGAAAACATTCAGGACCCGTTGCTTTCAACCGAATTGAACTGAATGCGATATTGCGTGTTTATGGGCAGATGGTTGCTGCCGGTGAATGGCGCGATTATGCGATTGACCATCTTGATGATAGAGCCGTTTTTTCTATATTTCGCCGTACTGCCGAGGTGCCGCTTTATCGTGTCGAGAAAAACCCGAAATTGGCGAACCGTCAGGGCGCTTACAGTGTCATTGCTGCAAGCGGTCTGATTTTGAAACGCGGCAAAGAACTTCGCAATGTTCTGAAAGTGTTTGACAAAAAACTTTTCAAAATTGTTTGA
- a CDS encoding Bax inhibitor-1/YccA family protein, translated as MADFRNFRPTSVTEADASIDQGLRSYMLGVYNAMAIGLVITGIAAFVIASLATTSDPTPAVLPNGVHLTSFGVTFYTSPFAYVVMFAPLIAVFFLSFKIGSLSTSSARALFFVYAALVGLSLSSIILRYTPASITQTFFITAASFGALSLYGYTTKRDLTGMGSFLFMGLIGLLLAMVVNLFLGSNALQFAISIIGVLIFAGLTAYDTQTIKVMYYEGDAEETRGRKVVMGALTLYLDFINMFVFLLQFLGQNRNS; from the coding sequence ATGGCTGATTTTAGAAACTTTCGCCCGACATCAGTTACCGAGGCCGATGCTTCCATTGACCAGGGACTGCGCAGTTACATGCTCGGCGTCTACAACGCGATGGCAATCGGGCTTGTTATAACAGGTATTGCAGCGTTTGTGATTGCTTCACTTGCAACAACAAGCGATCCGACACCTGCTGTATTACCTAATGGCGTCCACCTCACATCATTCGGTGTTACTTTCTATACCTCACCGTTTGCTTATGTGGTGATGTTTGCTCCGCTTATTGCAGTTTTCTTTCTAAGCTTCAAAATCGGGTCGTTGAGCACAAGTTCGGCGCGCGCATTGTTTTTTGTCTATGCTGCACTCGTCGGTTTGTCGCTTTCGTCAATCATTTTGCGCTACACCCCTGCAAGCATTACGCAGACATTCTTTATCACTGCGGCTTCTTTCGGTGCCCTTTCGCTATATGGTTACACAACAAAACGCGATCTGACAGGCATGGGGTCTTTCCTGTTTATGGGGTTGATTGGCCTTCTACTTGCCATGGTCGTCAATTTGTTCCTTGGCTCGAACGCATTGCAATTTGCAATCTCGATTATCGGTGTTCTTATTTTTGCCGGTCTTACCGCTTATGACACACAGACAATCAAGGTTATGTATTATGAAGGCGATGCCGAAGAAACACGCGGCCGCAAGGTTGTTATGGGTGCTTTGACACTCTATCTCGACTTCATCAATATGTTCGTTTTCTTGTTGCAATTCCTCGGTCAGAATCGCAACTCGTAA
- a CDS encoding ABC transporter permease: MKRFQELCLAWRFCLREMRSGLKGFYIFLCLIALGVAAIGGVDGVSKNISNEIKNQGQVILAGDLRFSHTQREVNEKELAFFKAQGKISENILMRSMARRVDTNDGTLVEIKAVDSFYPLYGKLKTAPQATNNELFGKDVKRSGGSGGSGDFGVAIQKLLLDRLQLHIGDKIRIGDRDFTIRALVEDEPDLLSEGFQLRRVFMSIDALRETGLIIPGSLHNFVYRIKLDNPSDSNLENLRNNQEKDYSENGWAIRSRVDAAPVLQKNIERFTSFLTLIGLTALVVGGVGIANSVSAYMEKKRKVIAIFKALGARSRFIEEIYFSQMLLIALIGIVIGLVFAAIIPFVASFVISHYLPFFGHAHFSPTSLILAVIFALLTVSAFAILPLSRRFISVTTLLRPFDVSTIKKPDKSTLLISAILLLLTAILAISTASDKRLAFIFIIAVIIVFLVLRAVSSTIIFVARKCAHVHSTILRVAIANIYRPQSITPSVVLALGLGLTLLVTLSTIDSNLRSELSGSVPEKAPDFFFMDILKSDADDFASFLHHQDPSGSFKIMPTLRARITKINGEPVKNRHVKEESEWVLRGDRNITYSAAMPENTVLTEGKWWKNDTSDAIEVSVSKREANGLFLKLDDTITVNVSGREITARITSFRDVDWDSFNMNFVMIFSPPALQGAPHVYLATFKEGKNHSINEAGLMRDIANRFPSITVVPVHQVLDDARKIVNEIGIAIRASSAIAILAAILVLVGTLSSTNRSRIHDAVVLKTLGATRKMLLKAYLAEYTILGLATAIFAFVAGTIAGTMIGRYKMEITNTQFFFSSGVMVVLAALILTIGFGLIGTWHILSEKPSRFLKEL, from the coding sequence ATGAAAAGATTTCAGGAACTTTGTCTGGCATGGCGTTTCTGTTTGAGAGAAATGCGTAGCGGCCTTAAAGGATTTTATATTTTCCTTTGCCTGATTGCATTGGGGGTTGCGGCCATTGGCGGGGTGGATGGCGTTTCAAAAAATATCAGCAATGAAATCAAAAATCAGGGGCAGGTTATTCTTGCTGGAGACTTACGTTTCAGCCATACACAGCGCGAAGTAAATGAAAAAGAATTGGCATTTTTCAAAGCCCAAGGAAAAATTTCCGAAAATATTCTTATGCGGTCGATGGCACGACGTGTCGATACAAATGATGGCACATTGGTCGAAATTAAGGCTGTCGACAGCTTCTACCCGCTTTATGGAAAATTGAAAACCGCGCCTCAAGCCACAAATAACGAGCTGTTCGGAAAAGATGTCAAACGCTCTGGTGGCTCTGGTGGCTCTGGTGATTTTGGTGTCGCTATCCAGAAACTTTTGCTTGACCGGCTTCAACTTCACATTGGTGACAAAATTAGAATTGGCGATCGTGACTTTACGATTCGCGCACTCGTCGAGGATGAACCCGACCTCTTGTCAGAAGGCTTTCAGCTTCGCAGGGTTTTTATGTCAATTGATGCTTTACGCGAAACGGGTCTTATCATTCCCGGAAGTTTGCATAATTTTGTCTATCGAATAAAACTCGATAATCCGTCGGACAGCAACTTAGAAAACCTTCGGAATAACCAAGAAAAAGACTATTCGGAAAATGGTTGGGCGATCCGCAGCCGTGTCGATGCTGCTCCTGTTTTACAAAAAAATATTGAGCGTTTTACCAGTTTTCTTACTCTTATCGGGCTTACAGCGCTCGTTGTCGGAGGCGTTGGCATTGCCAATTCTGTCAGTGCCTATATGGAAAAAAAACGCAAGGTAATAGCCATATTCAAGGCGCTTGGTGCCCGTTCGCGTTTTATTGAAGAAATCTATTTTTCACAAATGCTGCTCATCGCACTCATTGGAATTGTGATAGGACTTGTTTTCGCAGCAATCATTCCCTTTGTGGCAAGTTTTGTCATCAGTCACTATTTGCCATTTTTCGGGCATGCGCATTTTTCGCCAACCAGTCTCATCCTTGCGGTCATTTTTGCATTACTGACAGTTTCTGCCTTTGCTATTCTGCCTTTATCGCGGCGCTTTATTTCGGTAACCACGCTTCTTCGTCCCTTCGACGTATCGACAATCAAAAAACCGGATAAATCTACGCTGCTCATTTCGGCAATATTGCTTCTCTTAACCGCAATTCTTGCGATTTCGACCGCATCCGACAAAAGACTTGCTTTCATATTTATCATCGCAGTCATTATTGTCTTCCTCGTTTTAAGAGCGGTTTCCTCGACCATTATTTTTGTCGCGCGCAAATGCGCCCATGTCCATTCAACCATTTTGCGCGTTGCTATAGCCAATATTTATCGCCCGCAATCCATTACCCCTTCGGTTGTTCTGGCACTCGGACTCGGTTTGACACTGCTTGTCACGCTTTCCACGATTGACAGCAATTTGAGATCGGAATTATCCGGTTCGGTTCCCGAAAAGGCTCCCGATTTCTTCTTTATGGATATTCTGAAAAGTGATGCGGATGATTTTGCAAGCTTTCTGCATCATCAGGATCCGTCGGGAAGTTTCAAGATCATGCCGACATTGCGCGCCCGTATCACAAAAATAAACGGTGAACCGGTGAAGAACAGACACGTAAAAGAAGAAAGTGAATGGGTATTGCGTGGTGACCGGAATATTACCTATTCGGCAGCTATGCCGGAAAACACCGTGCTTACGGAAGGCAAATGGTGGAAAAATGACACAAGTGATGCCATCGAGGTTTCTGTTTCCAAAAGGGAAGCAAACGGACTGTTTTTGAAACTTGATGATACCATCACTGTCAATGTGTCGGGGCGGGAAATAACAGCCCGCATCACCAGTTTCCGTGATGTCGATTGGGATTCGTTCAATATGAATTTCGTGATGATTTTTTCGCCACCAGCTTTGCAAGGTGCACCACATGTTTATCTTGCAACTTTCAAAGAGGGGAAAAACCATAGCATTAATGAAGCGGGATTGATGCGCGACATTGCAAATCGTTTCCCTTCAATTACGGTCGTACCGGTTCATCAGGTTCTTGATGACGCAAGAAAAATCGTTAATGAAATCGGTATCGCAATCCGTGCTTCTTCCGCAATCGCAATTCTTGCCGCAATTCTTGTCCTTGTCGGCACACTTTCGTCGACCAACAGGTCACGTATTCATGATGCAGTGGTCTTGAAAACCTTGGGCGCAACCCGCAAAATGCTCCTCAAGGCCTATCTTGCCGAATATACAATCCTTGGACTTGCAACGGCGATTTTTGCATTTGTTGCCGGAACAATAGCCGGCACAATGATTGGCCGCTATAAAATGGAGATAACCAATACCCAATTTTTCTTCAGCTCGGGTGTCATGGTCGTTCTTGCTGCGCTTATTCTCACAATCGGGTTCGGTCTCATTGGAACATGGCACATTTTAAGTGAAAAGCCATCCCGTTTTCTTAAAGAATTGTAA
- a CDS encoding ABC transporter ATP-binding protein, producing the protein MASSLVKLKNIDLTLGEGSSRVHVLKELSLTINQGETVGIVGPSGSGKSTLLMVLAGLEKIDSGEITIADTRIDKMNEDEAAIFRGQNIGIVFQSFQLIPNMTAWENAAVPLELAGNQQAFDIAKKELESVGLGGRLHHYPATLSGGEQQRVAIARALAPNPRILVADEPTGNLDADTGKTIADLIFKRAKEHGLTTVLVTHDLGLAARCQRQIHVRNGVIENESVMPA; encoded by the coding sequence GTGGCAAGTTCACTCGTTAAACTGAAAAATATCGATCTTACTCTAGGTGAAGGAAGCTCGCGCGTTCACGTTTTAAAGGAATTGTCACTTACGATAAATCAAGGCGAAACCGTGGGTATAGTCGGCCCCTCCGGCTCCGGAAAATCGACATTGCTTATGGTACTTGCCGGACTTGAAAAAATCGATAGCGGTGAAATAACCATTGCGGATACGCGCATAGACAAAATGAACGAGGATGAAGCCGCGATTTTTCGCGGGCAGAATATCGGCATTGTTTTCCAGTCCTTCCAACTTATTCCCAATATGACGGCTTGGGAAAATGCGGCCGTTCCGCTTGAACTTGCGGGAAACCAGCAAGCCTTCGATATTGCAAAAAAAGAACTCGAGAGCGTCGGGCTTGGCGGGCGGCTTCATCATTATCCCGCAACATTATCAGGTGGCGAACAACAGCGCGTTGCCATTGCCCGCGCACTCGCTCCCAATCCCCGTATACTGGTTGCCGACGAACCGACAGGCAATCTTGATGCCGACACCGGCAAAACAATCGCCGACCTCATATTCAAACGCGCAAAAGAACATGGATTAACGACCGTGCTTGTTACCCACGACCTTGGCCTTGCAGCACGCTGTCAACGTCAAATCCATGTAAGAAACGGCGTTATCGAAAATGAAAGCGTGATGCCGGCATGA
- a CDS encoding arylesterase, giving the protein MLRSFICAFIGLSFGCIASLPLFAEESGQIQEPAREDSETTVLDDDLTPPRPFQIVGFGDSLMAGYRLPVDKSYTAALEAALQAKNYNVSVINAGVSGDTTTGGRERLDWSVPEQTGLVILELGANDMLRGIDPKVTEENLDFMLSRLKERKIPVIFVGMKSAPNYGKEKAQQFESIYQRLADKYRVTFYPFFLEGVAGHPDLQLDDGKHPNEKGVAVIVEKMLPMIEKTLNELGVHHQ; this is encoded by the coding sequence ATGTTGCGATCATTCATTTGCGCATTTATCGGCCTTTCTTTTGGCTGCATTGCGAGTTTACCTCTATTTGCGGAAGAATCCGGCCAAATACAGGAACCGGCACGGGAAGACAGTGAAACAACAGTTCTTGACGATGATTTGACGCCGCCACGTCCGTTCCAGATTGTCGGATTTGGCGATAGTCTCATGGCGGGCTATAGGCTCCCCGTTGATAAATCTTATACCGCCGCGCTTGAAGCTGCCTTGCAGGCGAAAAATTATAATGTTTCAGTTATCAATGCTGGCGTTTCCGGCGATACAACAACAGGCGGGCGTGAACGTCTTGACTGGTCGGTACCCGAACAAACGGGGCTTGTCATTCTGGAGCTTGGTGCCAATGACATGTTGCGCGGCATAGACCCGAAAGTTACGGAAGAAAATCTCGATTTCATGTTGTCCCGATTGAAAGAGCGTAAAATACCGGTCATATTTGTCGGTATGAAAAGTGCTCCCAACTATGGCAAAGAAAAAGCACAGCAATTCGAGTCGATCTATCAACGTCTTGCCGATAAATATCGTGTCACCTTCTATCCTTTCTTTCTGGAAGGCGTAGCAGGGCATCCGGATCTGCAGTTGGACGATGGCAAACATCCCAATGAAAAAGGCGTTGCTGTCATTGTCGAAAAAATGTTGCCAATGATTGAAAAGACATTGAATGAATTGGGCGTTCATCACCAATAA
- a CDS encoding MmcB family DNA repair protein gives MPIINLHKEHPLDDGRQSEKALMVRHGVQRLFLRLGIPVLSELPLADGRRADLVGITRKGEVIIVEIKSSIGDLKADHKWPDYRIHCDRLYFASHNEVPMELFPEDCGFILADGFDGYIMREAPEHRMSAATRKAVMLRFSRVAARRLTRAELEGFDLAGDDDEKAG, from the coding sequence ATGCCGATTATCAATCTTCATAAGGAACATCCATTGGACGACGGGCGCCAATCAGAAAAAGCCCTGATGGTTCGCCACGGCGTTCAAAGGCTTTTTTTGCGACTTGGTATTCCCGTTTTAAGCGAGTTGCCACTTGCCGACGGAAGACGGGCCGACCTTGTCGGAATCACACGGAAAGGCGAAGTGATTATCGTCGAGATCAAATCGTCGATAGGCGATTTGAAAGCCGATCATAAATGGCCGGATTACCGGATACATTGCGACCGCCTTTATTTTGCCAGTCACAACGAAGTCCCGATGGAACTTTTCCCTGAAGATTGCGGGTTTATTCTGGCAGATGGTTTTGACGGCTATATTATGCGGGAGGCGCCGGAACATCGAATGTCGGCGGCAACACGCAAAGCTGTTATGTTGCGCTTTTCGAGAGTTGCAGCGCGGAGACTTACCCGCGCTGAACTCGAAGGGTTTGATCTTGCGGGCGATGATGACGAAAAGGCCGGATGA
- a CDS encoding ActR/PrrA/RegA family redox response regulator transcription factor — MTDTAHDQNAIGADASLLLVDDDKPFLHRLARAMEARGFTVTTAESVQDGIANVRHSPPAYAVVDLKLGDGNGLDVIEEIRKIRPDTHMIVLTGYGNIASAVNAVKLGAIDYLSKPADADDIFGALTRHAGEKAPVPENPMSADRVRWEHIQRVYEMCDRNVSETARRLNMHRRTLQRILAKRAPR, encoded by the coding sequence ATGACTGATACTGCACATGATCAGAACGCAATCGGAGCTGACGCTTCATTGCTTCTGGTTGACGACGACAAGCCGTTTCTTCATCGTTTGGCGCGCGCTATGGAAGCACGCGGTTTCACCGTGACGACGGCCGAATCAGTGCAGGACGGGATTGCCAATGTACGCCATAGTCCACCGGCTTATGCTGTGGTCGATCTGAAATTGGGCGATGGCAATGGTCTTGATGTTATTGAAGAAATTCGAAAAATCCGCCCCGACACCCATATGATTGTATTGACCGGTTACGGCAACATTGCTTCGGCTGTCAATGCTGTGAAACTCGGAGCAATCGACTATCTCTCCAAGCCTGCCGATGCGGATGACATATTCGGAGCCCTTACCCGTCATGCCGGTGAAAAAGCTCCAGTTCCCGAAAATCCCATGTCGGCAGACCGGGTACGCTGGGAACACATTCAACGCGTCTACGAAATGTGTGACCGCAATGTTTCTGAAACGGCACGCCGGCTCAACATGCATCGGCGCACCTTGCAACGCATTCTGGCAAAGCGTGCACCGCGCTGA
- a CDS encoding ActS/PrrB/RegB family redox-sensitive histidine kinase, which translates to MEKEFFRRTSTYSRRLRSTTLIRIRWLAIFSQTITIAFVSVYLGFKFPIVPCAILIAASIWLNIFLTFFYSINDRLSSNVATAILGVDILQYAALLYLTGGLQNPFSVLLIAPAVISATSLPGKHIIFLNFLVIILASFLSTYSEPLPWYSGRTIETPRLLVDGIWTAIVSSLLFTTSYGYRVAEETRSLADALSATELIMQHEKHLSELDGLAAAAAHELGTPLATIQLVVKEMYNGLKDDPDIGDDLRLLLSQTERCRNILKRLTTLSSEGEEHLSHLTLLELLEEVSEPLREFGIDIVTEKGETIGEEPVFPRNPGILYGLGNLLENAVDFARSKVIIQYKWNEKYVALTIIDDGHGYEPSILDRIGEPYTTSRHTDSQGGGLGLGLFIAKTLLERSGAVLRFRNSPKKQFGAEVYLAWSRKGLTKS; encoded by the coding sequence ATGGAAAAGGAATTTTTTCGACGCACATCCACCTATTCGCGCCGCTTGCGTTCGACAACGCTTATTCGCATCCGCTGGCTTGCAATTTTTAGCCAGACGATAACAATTGCTTTTGTTTCCGTCTATCTCGGATTCAAGTTCCCGATTGTCCCTTGCGCAATATTGATCGCCGCATCCATCTGGCTCAATATTTTTCTGACATTCTTTTATTCGATCAATGACCGGTTATCTTCCAATGTTGCTACGGCCATTCTGGGTGTCGATATTTTACAATATGCCGCTTTGCTTTATCTGACAGGCGGTCTGCAAAACCCCTTCTCGGTTTTATTGATTGCTCCGGCGGTCATATCCGCAACGTCTCTCCCCGGAAAACACATTATTTTCCTCAATTTTCTGGTTATCATTCTGGCAAGTTTCCTCTCGACTTATTCGGAACCTTTACCCTGGTATTCCGGACGAACGATTGAAACGCCAAGGCTTCTCGTTGACGGTATCTGGACGGCAATTGTTTCCTCGCTCCTTTTCACGACATCTTATGGCTATAGGGTTGCAGAAGAAACCCGAAGTCTCGCCGATGCATTGAGCGCGACAGAACTTATTATGCAGCACGAAAAACATTTATCCGAACTGGATGGCCTTGCTGCTGCGGCGGCCCACGAACTCGGCACTCCGCTTGCAACAATCCAGCTCGTCGTCAAGGAAATGTATAACGGATTAAAAGATGATCCGGACATTGGCGACGATTTGCGTCTTCTGTTAAGCCAGACCGAACGATGCCGGAACATATTGAAACGTCTGACAACACTTTCCAGTGAAGGTGAAGAACATCTTTCACATCTCACTCTTCTCGAACTTCTAGAAGAAGTTTCGGAACCGCTTCGCGAATTCGGCATCGATATTGTTACCGAAAAGGGTGAAACAATTGGCGAAGAACCGGTTTTTCCAAGAAACCCCGGCATACTTTATGGCCTTGGCAATCTGTTGGAAAATGCCGTCGATTTTGCGCGCAGCAAAGTCATCATCCAATATAAATGGAATGAAAAATATGTAGCCCTCACCATTATCGACGATGGACATGGTTATGAACCGTCTATTCTTGATCGTATCGGCGAACCTTATACCACAAGCCGTCATACAGATAGTCAAGGCGGAGGATTGGGGCTTGGATTGTTTATTGCCAAAACACTTCTCGAAAGATCGGGGGCAGTCTTGCGTTTCAGAAATAGTCCGAAAAAACAGTTCGGTGCAGAGGTTTATCTGGCGTGGAGTCGAAAGGGCTTAACCAAGTCCTAG
- the hrpB gene encoding ATP-dependent helicase HrpB yields MTADDTSLPVTEALPELDKALGSNGKAVLVAPPGAGKTTLMPLHLLKQDWCKNKKIILLEPRRLAARAAARQMASRLGEKIGETVGYLMRFDKKISKNTRIVVVTEGVYSRMVLDDPELSSVAAVLFDEFHERSLDADFGLALTLDIMEGLRPDLKILVMSATLDGARIASVLQGASLIESKGRSFPVDIVYQPRKATDSIEEAMAKAIRHWLSSQSESILAFLPGQREIKKTAQLLADKVDKNTIIAPLYGAMDIKEQDIAIKPADEGHRKVVLATSIAETSLTIDGIGVVIDSGLSRVPVFEPSTGVTRLETVRASRASVDQRAGRAGRTARGIAVRLWHEGQTSSLQDFQTPEIFSADLSNLVLDSAAFGITDLSKLVFLDPPPKPQIVEARELLKKLDAIDETGRITPIGKKMRETALPVRLSAMLIKTKTIEETRLASEIAVILTERGLGGNDDDIGRRIEKFRTDQSDRAKKARLLVQRLVNGQFAKGQSPESEPYSKVGFENSATLSVDQAGRLLLFAWPDRVAKARGNKGRFLLANGRGVAVDEFSCLFKEDYLVVAEIMGKAEEARVLAAAKIDEETIRNVLADKIERHRDLSFDVQSRSFRAREIQKLGAINLSEKPLPLPSGEEADHAVIKAIRYHGLDLLPWTKETIALRHRLQWLHRGLGEPWPDMSDEELLKKLDDWLLPFLEGKAWIDGINNKVIYNGLISLVPYQLQNEIDKKAPTHFTVPTGSHIPINYEGEAPLISVRVQELFGLGQHPSIADGHIPLVLELLSPSQRPIQITRDLPGFWRGSWADVRAEMRGRYPKHPWPEDPLSALPTRRAKPRGS; encoded by the coding sequence ATGACCGCAGACGACACAAGCCTTCCAGTTACCGAAGCACTTCCCGAACTTGACAAAGCTCTCGGTTCGAATGGCAAAGCTGTTCTCGTTGCCCCGCCGGGTGCTGGCAAAACCACGCTCATGCCACTTCATCTGTTAAAACAGGATTGGTGCAAAAATAAAAAAATCATCCTGCTTGAGCCAAGGCGCTTGGCGGCACGTGCTGCAGCACGACAAATGGCATCCCGCCTTGGTGAAAAAATCGGTGAGACTGTCGGCTATCTCATGCGCTTTGATAAAAAAATCTCCAAAAACACGCGCATTGTTGTGGTAACCGAGGGCGTATATTCACGCATGGTTCTGGACGATCCCGAATTATCGTCGGTAGCAGCCGTTTTGTTTGACGAATTTCATGAGCGTAGTCTTGATGCCGATTTCGGTTTGGCATTGACGCTTGATATAATGGAGGGGTTGCGCCCCGATTTGAAAATTCTTGTTATGTCGGCAACACTTGATGGAGCAAGAATTGCCAGTGTCCTTCAGGGAGCCTCTTTGATTGAATCAAAAGGGCGAAGCTTTCCCGTCGATATTGTCTATCAACCACGAAAGGCCACAGACTCTATCGAAGAAGCTATGGCAAAAGCCATCCGTCATTGGCTGTCGTCACAGTCTGAAAGTATTCTCGCCTTTCTTCCCGGACAAAGAGAAATAAAAAAAACCGCACAATTACTTGCCGACAAGGTAGATAAAAATACCATTATCGCGCCTCTTTACGGAGCAATGGACATTAAAGAACAGGATATAGCAATTAAACCCGCTGACGAGGGGCACCGTAAAGTGGTTCTTGCAACCTCCATTGCCGAAACGTCGCTCACCATTGACGGTATCGGCGTTGTTATTGATAGCGGACTTTCACGTGTGCCGGTTTTTGAACCTTCAACAGGTGTTACAAGACTTGAAACAGTGAGAGCTTCGCGCGCTTCGGTCGACCAGCGCGCCGGTCGTGCGGGAAGAACGGCGCGTGGCATTGCTGTGCGCCTTTGGCATGAAGGACAAACCTCCTCGCTTCAGGATTTCCAGACACCCGAAATATTTTCAGCCGATCTTTCCAACCTTGTGCTTGATAGTGCTGCCTTCGGAATTACCGATTTATCAAAGCTTGTTTTTCTTGACCCGCCGCCAAAACCGCAAATCGTTGAAGCACGCGAATTGTTAAAAAAACTTGATGCAATTGATGAAACCGGCCGCATCACACCAATCGGAAAAAAGATGCGTGAAACGGCTTTGCCGGTGCGTCTTTCTGCCATGCTTATCAAAACAAAGACCATAGAAGAGACCCGCTTGGCGAGCGAGATTGCCGTGATATTGACAGAACGGGGCCTTGGTGGAAACGACGACGATATCGGGCGCAGAATTGAAAAATTCCGCACCGATCAATCCGATCGGGCAAAAAAAGCGCGCTTGCTCGTGCAACGCCTTGTTAACGGACAATTTGCCAAAGGACAATCGCCTGAGAGCGAGCCTTATAGCAAAGTCGGGTTTGAAAATTCGGCCACGCTTTCTGTCGATCAAGCAGGGCGGCTCCTACTTTTTGCCTGGCCTGACCGTGTTGCAAAAGCAAGGGGCAACAAGGGGCGTTTTCTGCTTGCCAATGGGCGAGGCGTTGCAGTGGATGAATTTTCATGCCTTTTCAAAGAGGATTATCTCGTGGTTGCCGAAATAATGGGTAAAGCCGAAGAGGCGCGTGTTCTTGCCGCTGCAAAAATCGACGAAGAAACAATCCGCAACGTACTCGCTGATAAAATAGAACGCCACAGAGACCTTTCTTTCGATGTGCAATCGCGTTCTTTCCGTGCAAGAGAAATTCAAAAACTTGGAGCAATCAATTTAAGCGAAAAACCGCTTCCCCTCCCCTCGGGTGAAGAAGCCGATCACGCTGTGATCAAGGCTATACGCTATCACGGACTTGATCTCCTCCCATGGACAAAAGAAACTATTGCATTAAGACACCGTCTTCAATGGTTACATCGTGGTTTGGGCGAACCATGGCCTGATATGTCGGATGAGGAACTTTTAAAAAAGCTCGACGACTGGCTGTTGCCATTTCTTGAAGGAAAAGCCTGGATCGACGGAATAAATAACAAAGTCATTTATAATGGGCTTATATCGCTTGTGCCTTATCAGCTTCAAAACGAAATAGACAAAAAAGCCCCCACCCATTTTACCGTACCGACAGGGTCTCACATTCCGATCAATTATGAAGGAGAAGCACCTCTCATCTCTGTTCGTGTTCAGGAATTATTCGGGCTCGGTCAACATCCTTCCATTGCCGATGGACATATACCGCTTGTTCTCGAACTTCTTTCCCCTTCCCAAAGGCCAATTCAAATCACCCGTGATTTGCCGGGCTTCTGGCGCGGTTCATGGGCTGATGTAAGGGCTGAAATGCGCGGGCGTTACCCGAAACACCCATGGCCGGAAGACCCGCTTTCTGCACTCCCGACGCGGCGTGCAAAACCGCGCGGCAGTTGA